The genomic stretch CGGCAAGGACGGGGCGCTCCTGCGCGCGCGCCGGGCTCCGGCCTCGGCCCAGCCCGGCGGGCGGGACGTGGGGCTCCTGGGCGAGGTCACCCAGGTGAACGGCGGGCTGCTCGAGCTGCTGCTCAAGCAGGACTACGTGCCGGTCATCTCGCCCGTGGGCCTGGGCGAGGACGGGCAGACCTACGACCTGAGCGCGGACGCGGTGGCGGCGGAGATCGCCGCGGTCCTGGGCGCCCACAAGCTGCTCTTCCTCACGGACGTGCCCGGCGTGCAGGACGAGGCGGGCGAGCTGGTGACCGAGCTGGGCGCCGCGGCCCTGCGCGCGCGTCTCGAGGCCGGCGGCCTCACCGAGAGTCTGGGCGGCAAGGCGCGCGCCGCGCTGCGCGCGCTGTCTGCCGGGGTGGAGCGCGTGCACGTGGTGGACGGGCGCACGCCCCACAGCGTCATCGCCGAGCTGTTCACCGACCGGGGCGTGGGTACGCTGGTGACCGGCGCATGAGGACGAGCGCCCGGGAGGCAGCACCGATGGCCGTACGTGGAGAGCAGCAGAGGAACACCGTGGACACGGACAGCACCGAGGCGCGGCGCGAGGCCGTGGCCCGCATCATCCGGCGCGGGCAGGTGGGCACCCAGGAGGAGCTGCGCGAGCTGCTGCTCGAGGAGGGCTTCGACGTGACGCAGGCCACGCTCAGCCGCGACCTCGCGCGCCTGTCTGCGCGGCGCGTGAGCCTGCCGGAGGGCGGCAGCGCCTACGAGCTGCCCGAGCCCCGGGTCGCCGAGGGGCCGGACGCGCTGCGCGTGGTGCGCGAGATGGTGACGGGGCTGGAGGAGGCGCACGGCGGGCTGGTGGTGGTGAAGACGCTCTCCGGCATGGCCTCCGCGGTGGCCGTGGCCATCGACCAGGCGCGCCTGGACGCCATCGCCGGGAGCATCGCCGGCGACGACACCATCTTCATCGCAGCGAGCAAGCGCAGCTCCCCGCAGCACCTGTTGAAGCAGTTGAACTCACACTGGCTCAAGGCCTGAGAGGCAGCACACCCATGAAGAAGAAGATCGTCCTGGCGTACTCCGGCGGGCTGGACACCTCGGTGCTGGTCCGCATCCTCGGTGAGGAGTACGGGTACGACGTCATCGCCTGCCACGTGGACGTGGGCGAGGCCCGCGAGCCGCAGAAGATCGTGGATCGCGCGTACAAGGCCGGGGCGGTCGCCGTCGAGGTCGTGAGCGCGCAGGAGGAGTACGCGAAGGAGTACTGCTTCA from Aggregicoccus sp. 17bor-14 encodes the following:
- a CDS encoding arginine repressor — translated: MAVRGEQQRNTVDTDSTEARREAVARIIRRGQVGTQEELRELLLEEGFDVTQATLSRDLARLSARRVSLPEGGSAYELPEPRVAEGPDALRVVREMVTGLEEAHGGLVVVKTLSGMASAVAVAIDQARLDAIAGSIAGDDTIFIAASKRSSPQHLLKQLNSHWLKA